A genomic window from Plasmodium coatneyi strain Hackeri chromosome 13, complete sequence includes:
- a CDS encoding Protein SEY1-like protein, whose amino-acid sequence MQTDRKTQIIDYDGNMIEDLKEWMIRNKLANLGFNYNVVAILGSQSSGKSTLLNNLFKTSFDVMNTKLGHSQTTQGLWLSFDTFEDSSLSPLEKGSKTPPVNPTLILDVEGNDSKERGDNRLTFEHRSALFSLALADCLIVNLWYHSLGNFTASNYGLLKTVMEVNLELFQQDKNCPKTILLFTVRDWFEEFASIDIVKNKIVEEYLNKIWSEMKKPPGAKKAKIDNYFIVEVVGLSHAIIKKAEFLNDVENLRKKWINQLRPLQYSRNIPSDGFAHYCNNIWNTIVKQSQLDIPSQKEMLATFRCQEIKNNVISNTSKMIKEKLAASSSGQHSSASIDEFKSWAEKDIVEKSLDEYFVDASRYTESICLKTSEELLDSLFIQLQTIVDNNLNFTQRVLSAKFANELNTMYSLCTSDKNVFLFSKESNLQIHKDGKGSNSPKGDNKDKNNSQDKCIRLWSSFLSNADTLEYNTLCNFFEDYEKCNIEIRKKNKIHEFNYKPSLSILSTSICKDMNRIRNTQFTVLMDRTRATIKSRFKNMDNLLITTKNPEEYWNHTLKIVKALQESINDNLTKCFINLKGGGLGSSTCGIFANGVLDHEEDNTFHMNNPTEAHKSKNDNHANHKNNNFVEENLLNYKKIDIIKKKGKYVSTIMEEIDKQIKNKKAIAELNSYYLDEIMEVLKSKLDEISDNLASIIIQRFESVFSYDDAEQPRHWREISMAELKKIFRESKNYAFLIIDILQKHIKVELIDDYLPNNFIKEEIIEKGKNKAKRKIQEICRDAQYIQETGGKMSLKNVPLFFWVILLILGWNELLFFIRFFFRLNVILPLFFAVALILSTLFFNGNMEVLSTINKVVFFLAKSSFGFYRQLQAMGEKAAQGPAAD is encoded by the coding sequence atGCAGACGGACAGGAAAACGCAAATCATCGACTACGATGGAAACATGATAGAGGATCTGAAAGAATGGATGATCAGGAATAAGCTAGCTAACCTCGGGTTCAACTACAACGTGGTGGCAATATTGGGGAGCCAGAGCAGTGGGAAAAGTACCCTCctgaataatttatttaaaacaTCATTCGATGTGATGAACACAAAACTGGGTCATAGTCAGACAACCCAGGGGTTATGGTTAAGTTTCGATACATTCGAGGATAGTTCGCTTTCCCCGTTAGAAAAGGGCAGTAAAACCCCCCCAGTGAACCCCACGCTAATATTAGACGTTGAGGGAAACGACTCTAAAGAAAGGGGAGACAACCGCCTGACCTTTGAGCACAGATCGGCGCTGTTCTCCTTGGCCCTGGCGGACTGCCTAATTGTGAACCTGTGGTACCACTCGTTAGGAAATTTCACAGCGTCAAATTATGGACTATTAAAAACAGTCATGGAGGTGAATTTAGAACTGTTTCAACAGGATAAAAACTGTCCCAAAACGATTTTGCTATTTACGGTGAGAGACTGGTTCGAAGAATTCGCATCGATAGACATCGTGAAGAATAAAATCGTGGAGGaatatttaaacaaaatatggtctgaaatgaaaaaaccaCCAGGTGCGAAGAAGGCAAAGATAGATAATTACTTCATCGTCGAAGTGGTAGGATTATCTCATgcaattattaaaaaagcagaatttttaaatgatgtagaaaatttaaggaaaaaatggataaaccAATTGAGACCGCTACAATATTCGAGGAATATTCCGTCAGATGGTTTCGCGCATTATTGCAATAACATTTGGAATACCATCGTGAAGCAATCCCAACTGGATATTCCCTCGCAGAAGGAAATGTTAGCTACCTTTCGATGtcaagaaattaaaaataacgtCATCAGTAACACCTCCAAAATgataaaggagaaattaGCTGCGTCATCATCTGGGCAGCATAGTAGTGCCTCCATTGATGAGTTCAAATCGTGGGCTGAAAAGGACATAGTGGAAAAAAGCCTAGATGAATATTTTGTGGATGCCTCCAGGTATACAGAAAGCATATGTTTAAAGACGTCGGAGGAGTTGTTGGATAGTCTGTTCATACAACTACAAACCATTGTGGATAACAATTTAAATTTTACGCAGAGGGTACTGTCGGCCAAATTTGCAAACGAGCTCAACACCATGTATAGTCTATGCACGTCCGACAAGAAcgtcttcctcttcagtAAAGAGTCCAATTTACAAATACACAAAGATGGAAAGGGTAGTAATTCCCCCAAGGGGGATAACaaggataaaaataataGCCAAGACAAATGCATTCGCTTATGGTCCAGTTTTCTATCCAATGCGGATACGCTGGAGTACAACACTTTGTGTAACTTCTTCGAGGATTATGAAAAATGCAACATTGAaattaggaagaaaaataaaatccaCGAATTTAACTATAAACCTTCTCTGAGCATACTTTCTACATCTATTTGTAAAGACATGAACAGAATTCGAAATACACAATTTACAGTCCTGATGGATCGCACCAGGGCCACAATCAAAAGTAGGTTTAAAAATATGGACAACCTACTCATCACGACGAAGAACCCGGAGGAGTACTGGAATCACACgctaaaaattgttaaggcGCTGCAGGAAAGTATAAATGACAACCTAACAAAATGCTTCATAAACCTGAAGGGCGGAGGCCTGGGTAGTAGCACCTGTggcatttttgcaaatggaGTGTTAGACCATGAGGAGGATAATACATTCCACATGAACAACCCAACGGAGGCACACAAATCGAAAAACGACAATCATGCCAACCATAAAAACAACAATTTTGTGGAGGAAAATCTGCTaaactacaaaaaaatagatataATTAAGAAGAAAGGCAAATACGTTAGCACtataatggaagaaatagacaaacagataaaaaacaaaaaggccATTGCGGAACTGAATAGCTACTACCTAGACGAAATAATGGAGGTGCTTAAAAGTAAGCTAGACGAAATTTCGGATAATTTAGCCTCCATCATAATTCAAAGATTTGAATCCGTGTTCAGTTACGATGACGCTGAACAACCAAGACACTGGCGTGAGATCTCCATGgcagaattgaaaaaaattttcagagAATCAAAAAATTATGCTTTTCTAATTATTGATATTTTGCAGAAACATATTAAGGTAGAACTGATTGATGATTATTTAccaaataattttattaaagaGGAAATTatcgaaaaggggaaaaataaggcCAAAAGGAAGATCCAAGAAATTTGCAGAGATGCTCAGTATATCCAAGAGACGGGTGGTAAAATgagtttaaaaaatgtgcctctttttttttgggttaTTTTGTTAATCCTAGGATGGAACGagcttttgtttttcattcgCTTCTTTTTCCGCCTGAATGTTATTTTGCCTCTGTTCTTCGCCGTCGCCCTCATTCTGTCGACCCTCTTTTTTAATGGCAATATGGAGGTGCTTTCAACCATCAACAAGGtggttttctttttggcCAAGAGTTCGTTTGGCTTTTACAGGCAATTGCAGGCGATGGGCGAAAAGGCCGCACAAGGTCCCGCTGCGGACTAA
- a CDS encoding rRNA adenine N(6)-methyltransferase: protein MRTGGLALLRNLQNALSGSSVAKMKAKRGYHQGVVNKPVSIMKNVSDAIGKKKSTTQGGNSSRHISTSKAKSGNKMNMILYKKHGQHLLKNPGILDKILLAAKIKSSDVVLEIGCGTGNLTVKLLPIAKKVITIDIDARMVSEVKKRCLYEGYNNLEVYEGDAIKTVFPRFDICTANIPYKISSPLVFKLIAHRPLFKCAVLMFQKEFAERMLANVGDSNYSRLTVNVKLFCKVIKICNVDRSSFNPPPKVDSVILKLIPKENNFFINFDEWDNLLRICFSRKRKTLHAIFKRNAVLNMLEHNYKNFCTFNKIVPVNFPFKKYCLDTLKELDMTECRSVSLDENDFLKLLLKFNEKGIHFFNISNVGNTRAANILLNEEDDADSADSDHSDGYDNVHNIHEHV, encoded by the coding sequence ATGAGAACAGGCGGTTTGGCCCTTCTGCGGAACCTCCAGAACGCCCTCTCCGGCAGCAGCGTGGCGAAGATGAAGGCCAAGCGCGGGTACCACCAAGGGGTGGTCAACAAGCCCGTGAgtataatgaaaaatgtgagtGACGcaatagggaaaaagaaaagtaccACCCAAGGGGGAAATAGCAGCAGACACATCAGCACGTCCAAGGCAAAAAGcggaaacaaaatgaacatgaTACTATATAAGAAGCACGGGCAGCACTTGCTTAAAAACCCTGGTATATtagataaaattttattgGCCGCCAAAATAAAGAGTTCCGATGTGGTGCTTGAAATAGGATGCGGTACAGGAAACCTTACAGTGAAATTACTACCAATAGCGAAAAAAGTGATCACCATAGATATAGACGCCAGAATGGTaagtgaagtgaaaaaaaggtgtcTGTATGAAGGGTATAACAATTTGGAGGTTTACGAAGGGGATGCCATTAAAACAGTTTTCCCCAGATTTGATATATGCACAGCTAATATTCCGTATAAAATATCCAGTCCACTTGTTTTCAAATTAATTGCACACAGACCATTATTTAAATGTGCAGTGTTAATGTTTCAAAAAGAATTTGCCGAGAGAATGCTAGCCAATGTAGGCGATAGCAACTACAGCAGGTTGACAGTAAATGTGAAGCTATTCTGTAAGGTTATTAAAATATGCAATGTGGATCGAAGTAGTTTTAATCCTCCCCCAAAAGTGGATAGTGTGATTTTGAAACTTATcccaaaggaaaataatttttttattaactttGATGAGTGGGATAATTTGCTAAGAATTTGTTTTAGCAGAAAGCGAAAAACTCTTCATGCCATTTTTAAGAGAAATGCAGTTTTAAATATGCTCGAACATAATTACAAGAATTTTTGTACCTTTAACAAAATCGTGCCAgttaattttccctttaaaaaatactGCCTGGATACACTGAAGGAGCTGGACATGACTGAATGCAGGAGTGTCAGTTTGGATGAAAAcgactttttaaaattgctgCTCAAGTTTAACGAAAAGGgaattcacttttttaacatttccaATGTGGGCAACACACGGGCGGCAAATATTCTGCTCAACGAGGAGGACGACGCAGACAGCGCTGATAGCGACCACAGCGACGGTTACGACAATGTGCACAACATCCACGAGCACGTGTAA
- a CDS encoding KIR protein gives MNLQKEKQQPLDYDPWEFFYYWLGTKVKDNLNSHYTFEQVMETIYDGFPKNNGNSICTNLYPGISHSIFDMRKILFDFSYNYDTVQSEVKQGNNSRCEKINSSMGDINLKYQSMKGTCTGSGTDPYCTIFESKYGKYFPNGQPLKLTCPTAPEVEDPSSGLAVSHQENECLKELPSNKEYYEEFNKGMTNCDSSWSWTNQMKIALENHTDLNKYAKEIVGALCYILKKGESLDPEGEECKYLYYYIGDIVSSSPKSSELSGVIEKIYQEIKANKDDFKCINIYNDISETNFNRMKVIYDLSHDYDTVRGQPESPSYPCDESIGGYLDNFCGAYSNMSAVCNTKNREKYCTDFKQLINGSKYKDLLEQECEVERDPQATESIGPAHETDPNLTATIPSVVSAYTSVFDLAKNIFRGSSNRNNNNKRKKRRTIESDFDTLTEDDDNLTTEYSSTLGSTIGSMEEDASTIYDGRSPPTSRGRRRERNGRPGLQNISYGRM, from the exons ATGAATctgcaaaaggaaaagcaacaACCACTCGACTATGACCCCTGGGAATTTTTCTACTACTGGTTAGGTACCAAAGTAAAGGACAATTTAAATAGTCACTACACATTTGAACAAGTCATGGAGACAATTTACGATGGATTTCCCAAGAACAATGGTAATAGTATATGTACTAATTTATACCCTGGTATAAGCCACAGTATTTTTGAcatgaggaaaatattattcgaTTTTTCCTACAATTATGATACTGTGCAAAGTGAAGTAAAGCAGGGGAACAATTCCCGctgtgaaaaaattaacagtTCCATGGGAGAcattaatttaaaatatcaGAGTATGAAGGGCACTTGTACAGGCAGCGGTACTGATCCATACTGTACTATATTTGAAAGTAAGTAtgggaaatattttccaaacGGGCAACCATTAAAATTAACATGCCCTACAGCACCCGAAGTGGAAGATCCCTCTTCTGGATTAGCAGTCTCCCACCAGGag AATGAGTGCTTAAAAGAGTTACCCTCAAATAAAGAGTACTATGAAGAATTTAATAAAGGTATGACCAATTGTGATAGTAGCTGGTCGTGGACAAATCAAATGAAGATTGCATTGGAGAATCATACAGATCTTAATAAGTATGCCAAAGAAATTGTGGGAGCACTGTGTTATATAttgaagaaaggagaaagtcTAGATCCAGAAGGTGAGGAATGCAAGTACCTGTATTATTACATAGGGGATATAGTATCTAGCAGTCCGAAGAGTAGTGAATTATCAGGAGTTATAGAGAAGATTTATCAGGAAATAAAGGCAAATAAAGATGATTTCaagtgtataaatatatacaatgaTATTAGCGAAACCAATTTCAACCGAATGAAAGTAATATATGATCTCTCCCATGACTATGATACTGTACGGGGCCAGCCAGAATCCCCTAGTTATCCTTGTGATGAGAGTATTGGGGGTTATTTGGACAACTTTTGTGGAGCTTACAGTAATATGAGTGCAGTGTGTAATACAAAgaatagggaaaaatattgtacAGACTTTAAGCAGCTGATTAATGGCAGCAAATATAAGGACCTATTAGAACAGGAATGTGAAGTAGAACGTGATCCTCAGGCTACGGAATCAATTGGTCCTGCGCATGAAACGGATCCGAACCTTACTGCCACCATACCCTCTGTAGTTAGCGCA TATACTTCTGTATTCGATTTGGCAAAGAATATCTTTCGGGGTAGTAGCAAtagaaataacaataataaaagaaaaaaaagaagaacaattgAAAGCGACTTTGATACATTAACGGAAGACGACGACAACTtaacaacagaatattcctcCACACTTGGTTCGACGATAGGTTCTATGGAAGAAGAtgcatctaccatatatgatggTAGGTCACCACCAACATccagaggaaggagaagggaaaggaatggaagacCAGGTCTTCagaatataagttatggACGTATGTAA
- a CDS encoding KIR protein, with protein MSEQDRAHKERCKFFYYWLGDIVRKEREGITNFKSIMDTIYSTLRQWGSDASCANMYTDTAKLHFNDMRKVFDYYYNFNTMCADLLVADFSGVDQYSSSLGAVPDAYGKMNSQCARHSEGGSYCEEFYSKYDKYRNKTLSKQMCDAIKGEETAPGVGLAPAVGVAPGVGIGHGKEPSAGDDFDLGDAVATSEAQTTPPAATETIRQDGYAGAASAAGPTEGSPLSIIMPPTAAVLIGVPLLAFFFYKYSPFFSRRSNYSSNRRTERRSNKRNFNPESDDSNEYLTEDSSFHSADNSTEYSSEDESTEGSVSYATPSRRTNNRRPANRKNISYQNM; from the exons ATGAGTGAACAGGATCGGGCCCATAAGGAacgttgtaaatttttttattattggttaggggacaTAGTGCGGAAGGAGAGGGAGGGCATAACTAATTTTAAGAGTATCATGGACACAATATATAGTACACTGCGGCAATGGGGCTCTGATGCAAGTTGtgcaaatatgtacactGACACGGCCAAACTACATTTCAACGATATGAGAAAAGTATTCGACTACTATTATAACTTTAATACTATGTGTGCCGACCTTTTAGTAGCTGATTTCAGCGGGGTAGATCAATATTCTAGTTCCCTGGGGGCAGTTCCTGACGCCTATGGGAAAATGAATTCACAGTGTGCAAGGCATTCTGAGGGTGGTTCCTATTGTGAAGAATTCTACAGTAAATATGATAAATACCGTAATAAAACATTATCTAAACAGATGTGTGATGcaataaaaggagaagaaactgCACCTGGGGTAGGTCTTGCTCCTGCAGTAGGAGTTGCTCCAGGGGTTGGAATTGGACATGGGAAGGAACCTTCTGCTGGGGACGACTTCGACTTAGGTGACGCCGTCGCCACATCTGAAGCACAAACAACACCTCCAGCAGCTACTGAAACAATTAGGCAAGACGGTTATGCAGGTGCCGCTAGTGCAGCAGGTCCAACAGAAGGTTCACCATTGTCCATTATTATGCCACCTACTGCTGCTGTGCTAATAGGAGTACCACTTCTggccttcttcttttataaa tactcaccatttttttctcggAGAAGTAACTACTCTTCTAACAGAAGAACGGAAAGAAGATCCAATAAGCGGAACTTCAATCCTGAATCTGATGATTCTAACGAATATTTAACAGAAGACTCGTCATTCCATTCAGCGGACAAttcaacagaatattcttcgGAGGATGAGTCAACAGAAGGTTCTGTTTCATATGCTACACCTTccagaagaacaaacaatAGAAGACCAGCaaacaggaagaatattagttatcaaaacatgtaa